A single Neospora caninum Liverpool complete genome, chromosome VIIb DNA region contains:
- a CDS encoding putative myosin light chain TgMLC1 has product MSKLEKKCPVCYQKLPMPADVLGPMDKELNYFMWMPGFEWRPEPVRESADAYGDVCDSPSCRQEFRPAADEDMEEALEEMVEADEMRDRFNERASGGKVSTNDAMILARQLGLAPSYGDKKEFEKNSGDSLDYTSFQKFVGASTHPEDNIEDLVEAFAYFDTSKHGYLTRKQMGNILMTYGEPLTEAEFNALAAEFFTSDQIDYRKFCEAMLARKE; this is encoded by the exons ATGAGcaagctggagaagaagtgTCCGGTCTGCTACCAGAAGCTGCCGATGCCGGCAGACGTTCTGGGGCCGATGGACAAGGAGTTGAACTACTTCATGTGGATGCCCGGCTTCGAGTGGCGACCGGAGCCCGTGCGGGAGTCTGCTGACGCGTACGGTGACGTTTGCGACTCGCCCTCTTGCCGCCAAGAGTTCCGCCCCGCAGCGGACGAAGACATGGAAGAAGCTCTCGAGGAAATGGTAGAGGCCGATGAGATGCGCGACCGCTTCAACGAGCGCGCCTCAGGCGGAAAGGTCTCTACGAACGACGCCATGATCCTCGCTCGCCAGCTCGGCTTGGCTCCTTCCTACGGCGACAAGAAGGAGTTTGAAAAGAACAGCGGTGACAGCCTCGACTACACCTCATTCCAAAAATTCGTGGGAGCTAGCACCCACCCTGAAGACAACATTGAAGACCTTGTCGAAGCCTTCGCGTACTTTGACACTTCT aAACATGGTTATCTTACTCGCAAGCAAATGGGAAACATCCTCATGACTTACGGAGAGCCTCTCACCGAGGCAGAGTTCAACGCCTTGGCTGC GGAATTCTTCACAAGCGACCAGATCGACTACAGAAAGTTCTGCGAAGC GATGCTCGCGCGAAAGGAGTAA